In a single window of the Leisingera daeponensis DSM 23529 genome:
- a CDS encoding uroporphyrinogen-III synthase: protein MTRPLAAAERFVAILPEAARAGLQVIFAPLMEIQAAQAPVQLDGMEGVIFTSANGVEIASRETAARLPAYCVGERTAQAAAAAGWQASCLGHCADELVAAILGQQPEAPLLHLRGAHARGDIAGRLTRGGIACHEQILYDQVLLPLTGEAQALLAAQTDVIVPLFSPRSARHFAELCGEAAHLHLIALSPAVAEPLKGLKCKTLRVSKTPDAAAVAAAVLDAAAQLSQLEGERRAE, encoded by the coding sequence ATGACACGCCCGCTGGCAGCGGCAGAGCGGTTCGTGGCCATCCTGCCCGAGGCGGCGCGCGCCGGGCTGCAAGTCATTTTTGCGCCGCTGATGGAGATTCAGGCGGCACAGGCACCGGTGCAGCTGGACGGAATGGAAGGCGTAATTTTCACCTCCGCCAACGGGGTCGAGATCGCTTCACGTGAAACCGCCGCGCGCCTGCCTGCCTATTGCGTGGGGGAACGCACGGCCCAGGCGGCCGCTGCAGCCGGCTGGCAGGCGTCCTGCCTGGGCCATTGCGCCGACGAACTGGTCGCAGCGATCCTCGGCCAGCAGCCTGAGGCACCGCTGCTGCATCTGCGCGGCGCCCATGCCCGTGGCGATATTGCCGGGCGGCTCACCCGCGGAGGCATCGCCTGCCACGAGCAAATCCTGTATGATCAGGTGCTTCTGCCGCTGACCGGCGAGGCCCAAGCGTTGCTTGCTGCGCAAACGGATGTGATTGTGCCGCTTTTCTCTCCCAGATCTGCGCGTCATTTTGCTGAACTGTGCGGGGAAGCCGCGCATTTGCACCTGATTGCCCTCAGTCCGGCGGTCGCAGAACCGCTGAAAGGCTTGAAGTGCAAGACTTTGCGGGTCAGTAAGACGCCGGATGCTGCGGCTGTGGCGGCTGCTGTCCTTGATGCCGCAGCGCAACTGTCGCAGCTTGAGGGGGAACGGCGCGCAGAGTAG
- the tsaD gene encoding tRNA (adenosine(37)-N6)-threonylcarbamoyltransferase complex transferase subunit TsaD — MTKTLTILGLESSCDDTAAAVVRQAEGAQPEVLSSVVFGQTELHSAFGGVVPEIAARAHAEKLDICVRDALAEAGLTLKHLDAVAVTAGPGLIGGVMSGVMCAKGIAAATGLPLIGVNHLAGHALTPRLTDGIAYPYLMLLVSGGHCQYLLVRGPEDFTRLGGTIDDAPGEAFDKTARLLGLPQPGGPSVQAEAETGDPKRFRFPRPLLDRPDCNLSFSGLKTALMRMRDQIVAEKGGLTRQDRADLCAGFQAAVVDTLAEKTRRALHLYLEEQPGTPTVAVAGGVAANTAIRAALETVCGEAGAAFTAPPLRLCTDNAAMIAYAGLERFKAGARDGLDLTARPRWPLDQSSPALIGSGRKGAKA; from the coding sequence ATGACAAAGACCCTGACCATTCTGGGGCTGGAAAGCAGCTGTGATGACACCGCCGCCGCAGTGGTGCGGCAGGCCGAGGGCGCGCAGCCCGAGGTTCTGTCCTCGGTCGTATTCGGCCAGACCGAGCTCCACAGCGCCTTTGGCGGCGTGGTGCCGGAGATTGCGGCGCGCGCCCATGCGGAGAAGCTGGACATCTGCGTGCGCGATGCACTGGCCGAGGCGGGGCTGACCCTCAAGCATTTGGATGCCGTCGCCGTGACCGCGGGCCCGGGACTGATCGGCGGGGTGATGTCGGGCGTGATGTGCGCCAAGGGGATTGCCGCCGCCACAGGCCTGCCGCTGATTGGTGTCAACCATCTGGCAGGCCATGCGCTGACCCCGCGGCTGACTGACGGGATTGCATATCCGTATCTGATGCTGCTGGTCTCCGGCGGGCATTGCCAGTACCTGCTGGTGCGCGGGCCGGAGGATTTCACCCGCCTGGGCGGCACCATCGACGACGCCCCCGGCGAGGCCTTTGACAAGACCGCCCGCCTGCTGGGCCTGCCGCAGCCAGGCGGGCCGTCGGTGCAGGCCGAAGCCGAAACCGGTGATCCCAAGCGGTTCCGCTTCCCGCGGCCTTTGTTGGACCGGCCGGATTGCAACCTGTCGTTTTCCGGGCTGAAAACCGCCCTGATGCGGATGCGCGATCAGATTGTGGCGGAAAAAGGCGGTCTGACCCGCCAGGACAGGGCCGATCTGTGTGCCGGATTTCAGGCTGCCGTCGTCGATACGCTGGCGGAGAAAACCCGCCGCGCCCTCCACCTGTATCTGGAGGAACAGCCCGGGACGCCAACTGTCGCCGTCGCCGGCGGCGTCGCGGCAAATACCGCCATTCGCGCTGCGTTAGAAACTGTCTGCGGCGAGGCTGGCGCCGCCTTCACCGCGCCGCCGCTGCGCCTGTGCACCGACAATGCCGCAATGATTGCCTATGCCGGCCTGGAGCGTTTCAAAGCCGGTGCACGCGATGGTCTGGACCTGACCGCCCGACCCCGCTGGCCGCTGGACCAAAGCAGCCCGGCGCTGATCGGTTCGGGCCGCAAGGGAGCCAAGGCATGA
- a CDS encoding NAD(P)H-dependent glycerol-3-phosphate dehydrogenase yields MSVSVLGSGAFGTALAISLAGNGPVTLWARDADHAKAMQDSRRNEARLPGAELPETLTATAEIEQACSSEVLLLAVPMQKLRSVLQRHQEHLSGKTLVACCKGIELHTGLGPVSVIQEVLPESPAALLTGPSFAADIARGLPTALTLACGGADLGKALQQQLSTANLRLYRTTDTIGAELGGALKNVMAIACGAVIGAGLGDSARAALMTRGYAEMQRMALACGAKAETMAGLSGFGDLALTCTSDLSRNYRLGLSIGRGEAFDSSITVEGAATAHAVAEQARKMQLDMPITQTVTNLLDQRLTISEAAALLLKRPLKEE; encoded by the coding sequence ATGAGCGTTTCTGTTCTGGGCTCCGGCGCCTTTGGCACTGCTCTGGCGATTTCTCTGGCCGGCAACGGGCCGGTTACGCTGTGGGCGCGTGATGCGGATCACGCCAAAGCGATGCAAGATAGCCGCCGGAATGAAGCCCGGCTACCGGGTGCTGAACTGCCGGAAACCCTCACCGCCACTGCTGAGATTGAGCAGGCTTGCAGCTCTGAGGTTTTGCTGCTGGCGGTGCCCATGCAAAAGCTGCGCAGCGTCCTGCAACGGCACCAGGAGCATCTGTCAGGGAAAACCCTGGTCGCCTGCTGCAAAGGTATTGAACTCCACACCGGGCTTGGTCCGGTGTCGGTTATACAGGAAGTCCTGCCAGAATCCCCCGCGGCGCTGCTGACCGGGCCGAGCTTTGCGGCGGATATCGCGCGCGGCCTGCCAACTGCGCTAACGCTGGCCTGCGGCGGCGCGGACCTCGGCAAAGCGCTGCAGCAGCAGCTGTCCACTGCCAACCTGCGCCTCTACCGCACCACCGATACCATCGGTGCAGAGCTGGGCGGAGCGCTGAAAAACGTCATGGCGATTGCCTGCGGTGCGGTGATTGGTGCCGGGCTGGGCGACAGCGCCCGCGCCGCGCTGATGACCCGCGGTTATGCCGAGATGCAGCGCATGGCGCTGGCCTGCGGCGCCAAGGCCGAAACGATGGCAGGACTGTCCGGGTTTGGCGATCTGGCGCTGACCTGCACGTCCGACCTCTCCCGCAACTACCGGCTGGGCCTGTCGATCGGCCGCGGCGAGGCTTTTGATTCCTCTATCACGGTCGAAGGCGCTGCAACGGCGCACGCGGTAGCGGAACAAGCCCGGAAGATGCAGCTTGATATGCCGATCACGCAGACGGTAACCAATTTGCTCGATCAGCGCTTGACCATTTCGGAAGCGGCGGCTCTTTTACTTAAAAGACCGTTAAAAGAGGAATAA
- a CDS encoding YciI family protein, with translation MLIALIARDKPGHLQTRLDNRDAHLAYINDTGAVAQAGPLLDQDGNMAGSLVILDVEDMAAGEAWAANDPYNKAGLFEAVELITWKKVIG, from the coding sequence ATGCTCATCGCATTGATCGCCCGCGACAAACCCGGACATTTGCAGACCCGCTTGGACAACCGCGACGCCCATCTGGCCTATATCAACGACACCGGTGCCGTGGCGCAGGCGGGTCCGCTGCTGGATCAGGATGGCAATATGGCTGGCTCTCTGGTTATTCTGGACGTCGAAGACATGGCAGCGGGCGAGGCATGGGCGGCCAACGACCCTTACAACAAGGCCGGCCTCTTTGAAGCTGTCGAACTGATCACCTGGAAGAAAGTTATCGGCTGA
- a CDS encoding EVE domain-containing protein codes for MRYWLFKSEPSTWSWDDQVSKGDTGEEWDGVRNYQARNFMRDMNVGDRGFFYHSQKEKSVVGIVEVCAEAHPDSTTVDDRWECVDIKAVRPFAKPVSLDQIKADPRLEDMVLVKNSRLSVQPVSEEEWSAVCALGETDPG; via the coding sequence ATGCGCTACTGGCTGTTCAAATCCGAACCCTCCACCTGGAGCTGGGACGACCAGGTCTCCAAGGGTGACACAGGCGAGGAATGGGACGGCGTGCGCAACTACCAAGCGCGCAATTTCATGCGCGACATGAACGTCGGCGACCGCGGATTCTTCTATCACTCGCAGAAGGAAAAATCCGTGGTCGGCATCGTCGAGGTCTGCGCAGAGGCGCATCCGGACAGCACTACCGTGGATGACCGCTGGGAATGCGTCGATATCAAGGCGGTGCGCCCCTTTGCCAAGCCGGTAAGCCTGGATCAGATCAAGGCCGATCCGCGCCTTGAGGATATGGTTCTGGTGAAGAACTCCCGTCTGTCGGTTCAGCCGGTCAGCGAGGAGGAATGGTCCGCTGTCTGCGCGCTGGGGGAGACAGATCCCGGCTGA
- a CDS encoding DUF1761 domain-containing protein, whose product MDFLSVIAAAAAAFVLGAAYYGALAKPWIEASGVECDESGKPKGGQSPAIFAMAFVLQLIVAGMMRHVFSLSGIETLGAGLIGGAGIGLFFISPWIALNNMYGMRPVKLTLIDGGYATLACAAAGLVLTVF is encoded by the coding sequence ATGGATTTTCTGAGTGTGATTGCGGCAGCGGCCGCGGCCTTTGTGCTGGGGGCAGCTTATTATGGTGCTCTGGCCAAGCCCTGGATTGAAGCTTCTGGCGTGGAATGCGACGAGTCCGGCAAGCCGAAAGGCGGCCAAAGCCCGGCGATCTTTGCCATGGCCTTTGTCCTGCAGCTGATCGTGGCGGGCATGATGCGCCATGTGTTCAGCCTGTCCGGGATCGAAACACTGGGCGCAGGGCTGATTGGCGGCGCTGGTATTGGCCTGTTTTTCATCAGCCCCTGGATTGCGCTGAACAACATGTACGGAATGCGGCCGGTGAAATTGACGCTGATTGATGGCGGGTATGCCACGCTGGCCTGCGCGGCGGCCGGTCTGGTTCTGACCGTGTTCTGA
- a CDS encoding PRC-barrel domain-containing protein, whose amino-acid sequence MMTEMKSNVRLLVTAAAAALVAGTGFAAENGSFATAEAELILAASDDGVGASAGVETSPSRGNEGEGTVLEEAGAADSVTETTDSDPAGASAGVDRSPSRDGTEGTEPVAGADISETAESTNSPALPNTDGAMDIRAMTAGDLVGKNVLSASNADVGEIDYVIMHDNKLSGVVGVGGFLGMGEHSVAIPLTDFEVTKNGQLRLTAQTEEQLKAMPEIDENAIEPVKSEVILGDHM is encoded by the coding sequence ATGATGACCGAAATGAAATCGAACGTCCGCCTGCTGGTAACCGCTGCCGCCGCCGCGCTGGTGGCTGGCACCGGGTTTGCTGCCGAAAACGGATCCTTCGCGACTGCCGAAGCCGAACTGATTCTCGCGGCCAGTGACGACGGCGTTGGCGCATCTGCTGGCGTAGAAACTTCTCCGTCGCGCGGCAACGAAGGTGAGGGCACCGTTCTGGAAGAAGCCGGCGCTGCTGACTCGGTTACCGAAACCACTGACAGCGACCCTGCCGGCGCCTCCGCTGGCGTCGACCGCTCCCCCTCGCGCGATGGTACCGAGGGCACTGAGCCGGTTGCAGGCGCGGACATCAGCGAAACCGCAGAATCGACCAATTCCCCGGCACTTCCCAACACCGATGGCGCAATGGACATCCGCGCCATGACAGCTGGCGATCTGGTCGGCAAGAACGTGCTGAGCGCCTCCAATGCCGATGTTGGCGAAATCGATTATGTCATCATGCACGACAACAAGCTGTCCGGTGTCGTTGGGGTTGGCGGCTTCCTGGGTATGGGCGAACACTCGGTCGCAATTCCCCTGACCGACTTCGAGGTGACCAAGAACGGGCAGCTGCGGCTGACCGCCCAGACCGAAGAACAGCTGAAGGCGATGCCGGAAATTGACGAAAACGCAATTGAACCGGTGAAGAGCGAGGTCATTCTCGGCGACCACATGTAA
- the ahcY gene encoding adenosylhomocysteinase, translated as MAGDYIVKDIALAGFGRKELDIAETEMPGLMALREEYGESKPLKGARIVGSLHMTIQTAVLIETLVALGADVRWASCNIFSTQDHAAAAIAEAGIPVFAIKGQTLEEHWDYLDKSFMFPEGANLILDDGGDATLYVLLGARAEAGEEIIPVPQSEEEAVIKAQIKKRMEASPGWFTKTRDAILGVSEETTTGVHRLYDLQKNGQLPFPAINVNDSVTKSKFDNKYGCKESLVDGIRRATDTMMAGKVAVVCGYGDVGKGSAASLRGAGARVKVTEADPICALQAAMDGFEVVLLEDVVSSADIFITTTGNKDVIRIEHMREMKDMAIVGNIGHFDNEIQVASLRNHKWTNIKEQVDMIEMPSGNRIILLSEGRLLNLGNATGHPSFVMSASFTNQVLAQIELWTRGDNYQNQVYILPKHLDEKVARLHLGRIGVKLTQLSAEQAAYIGVKPEGPFKPEHYRY; from the coding sequence ATGGCCGGGGATTATATCGTCAAAGACATCGCGCTGGCCGGCTTTGGCCGCAAGGAGCTGGATATCGCCGAAACCGAGATGCCGGGCCTGATGGCCCTGCGCGAGGAATACGGTGAAAGCAAACCGCTGAAAGGCGCGCGCATCGTCGGCTCGCTGCACATGACCATTCAGACCGCGGTTCTGATTGAAACCCTGGTGGCGCTGGGTGCGGACGTGCGCTGGGCGTCGTGCAACATCTTCTCGACCCAGGACCACGCTGCCGCGGCAATTGCCGAAGCCGGTATTCCGGTCTTTGCAATCAAGGGCCAGACCCTGGAAGAGCATTGGGATTACCTGGACAAGTCCTTCATGTTCCCTGAGGGTGCCAACCTGATCCTGGACGATGGCGGCGATGCCACCTTGTATGTGCTGCTGGGCGCGCGTGCCGAAGCCGGCGAGGAGATCATCCCGGTGCCGCAGTCCGAAGAGGAAGCGGTCATCAAGGCGCAGATCAAAAAGCGCATGGAAGCCTCCCCGGGCTGGTTCACCAAGACCCGCGACGCGATCCTGGGCGTGTCCGAGGAAACCACCACCGGCGTCCACCGCCTGTACGATCTGCAGAAGAACGGCCAGCTGCCGTTCCCGGCGATCAACGTGAACGACTCGGTCACCAAATCGAAGTTCGACAACAAATACGGCTGCAAGGAATCGCTGGTCGACGGCATCCGCCGCGCCACCGACACCATGATGGCAGGCAAGGTTGCCGTGGTTTGCGGCTATGGCGACGTGGGCAAGGGCTCCGCAGCCTCCCTGCGCGGTGCCGGCGCCCGTGTGAAAGTCACCGAAGCCGACCCGATCTGCGCCCTGCAGGCCGCAATGGACGGTTTTGAAGTGGTGCTGCTGGAAGATGTCGTGTCTTCCGCCGATATCTTCATCACCACCACCGGCAACAAGGATGTGATCCGCATCGAGCACATGCGCGAGATGAAGGATATGGCGATTGTCGGCAACATCGGCCACTTCGACAATGAAATCCAGGTCGCCAGCCTGCGCAACCACAAGTGGACCAACATCAAGGAGCAGGTGGACATGATCGAAATGCCCTCGGGCAACCGCATCATTCTGCTGTCCGAAGGCCGCCTGCTGAACCTGGGCAACGCAACCGGCCACCCGTCCTTTGTGATGTCGGCGTCTTTCACAAACCAGGTGCTGGCCCAGATCGAACTGTGGACCCGCGGCGACAACTACCAGAACCAGGTCTATATCCTGCCCAAGCATCTGGACGAGAAGGTCGCCCGCCTGCACCTGGGCCGCATCGGTGTCAAGCTGACCCAGCTGAGCGCCGAACAGGCCGCCTATATCGGCGTCAAGCCGGAAGGCCCGTTCAAGCCGGAGCACTACCGCTATTAA
- a CDS encoding HD domain-containing protein: MPAKPARAWQRMLSGRRLDLLDPTPVDIEIEDIAHGLAFVARWNGQTRGDFAYSVAEHSLLVEDIFSRMYPKAPVKWRLAALLHDAPEYVIGDMISPVKAAVGPGYGELDQRLTTAIHLRFGLPAALPKTVKAQIKRADKVSAWMEAVQIAGFQEKEASRFFGTPKPEIVDGLEIVLRPPVETRMAFLGRHAELMAQL, from the coding sequence ATGCCCGCCAAACCCGCCCGCGCCTGGCAGCGCATGCTCTCCGGCCGCCGCCTGGATCTGCTGGACCCGACCCCGGTGGACATAGAGATCGAGGACATCGCGCACGGGCTGGCCTTTGTGGCGCGGTGGAACGGTCAGACCCGGGGGGATTTTGCCTATTCGGTCGCAGAGCACTCGCTGCTGGTCGAAGACATCTTTTCCCGGATGTACCCCAAGGCACCGGTCAAATGGCGGCTGGCGGCGCTGCTGCACGATGCCCCCGAATATGTGATCGGTGACATGATCTCTCCGGTCAAAGCAGCAGTGGGACCGGGTTATGGCGAATTGGACCAGAGGCTAACCACGGCCATTCACCTGCGGTTCGGGCTGCCTGCGGCACTGCCCAAGACGGTCAAGGCGCAGATCAAGCGCGCGGACAAGGTCAGCGCCTGGATGGAGGCGGTGCAAATTGCCGGATTTCAGGAAAAGGAAGCCAGCCGGTTCTTCGGCACTCCGAAACCGGAGATCGTGGACGGGCTGGAAATCGTGCTGCGTCCTCCAGTCGAAACCCGCATGGCGTTCCTGGGGCGCCATGCGGAACTAATGGCACAACTGTAA
- a CDS encoding ActR/PrrA/RegA family redox response regulator transcription factor: protein MAETALQDIGPDKSLLLVDDDEPFLRRLAKAMEKRGFEVETAGSVAAGSAIATARPPAYAVVDLRLEDGNGLDVVEILREKRPDSRVVVLTGYGAIATAVAAVKIGATDYLSKPADATDIMNALLATEDELPPPPDNPMSADRVRWEHIQRIYELCDRNVSETARRLNMHRRTLQRILAKRSPR, encoded by the coding sequence ATGGCCGAAACTGCTCTGCAGGACATTGGACCCGATAAATCGCTGCTGCTGGTCGATGATGACGAGCCGTTCCTGCGGCGTCTGGCCAAGGCAATGGAGAAACGCGGCTTCGAGGTGGAAACCGCAGGCTCTGTTGCGGCTGGCAGCGCCATAGCAACCGCCCGCCCGCCGGCCTATGCGGTTGTCGACCTGCGGCTGGAAGACGGCAATGGCCTGGATGTGGTCGAAATCCTGCGCGAAAAACGCCCGGACAGCCGGGTGGTGGTTCTGACCGGATACGGCGCCATCGCGACGGCGGTGGCCGCGGTCAAGATCGGCGCAACCGATTACCTGTCCAAGCCGGCCGATGCCACCGACATCATGAACGCGCTCTTGGCCACAGAGGATGAGCTTCCGCCGCCGCCGGACAACCCCATGAGCGCCGACCGGGTGCGCTGGGAGCATATCCAACGGATCTATGAGCTGTGCGACCGCAACGTGTCAGAAACCGCCCGGCGGCTGAACATGCACCGGCGCACGCTGCAGCGGATCCTGGCCAAGCGCAGCCCGCGCTGA
- a CDS encoding SCO family protein has product MTRVYALLAVAFVAALVGGAWFLTRGGSGGDKFAQCRSSQIAGGADTIGGAFELINSRGETVTDKDVITEPSIVYFGYTFCPDVCPMDAARNADAVDLLAERGISVTPVFISIDPDRDTPEAVGDFAANLHEKMIGLTGSLEQVRAASKAYKTYFKKNEGDEDYYLVDHSTFSYLVLPEEGFVEFFPRDETAEQMAGKAACFIEKI; this is encoded by the coding sequence ATGACCCGCGTGTATGCTCTTCTTGCCGTTGCTTTCGTTGCTGCCCTTGTGGGCGGCGCCTGGTTCCTGACGCGCGGAGGCAGCGGGGGTGACAAATTCGCACAGTGCCGCAGCAGCCAGATCGCCGGGGGGGCGGATACCATCGGCGGGGCGTTCGAGCTGATCAACTCACGGGGTGAAACAGTGACTGACAAGGACGTGATCACCGAACCGTCGATCGTCTATTTCGGATATACCTTCTGCCCGGACGTCTGCCCTATGGACGCAGCCCGCAACGCGGATGCCGTCGACCTGCTGGCAGAGCGCGGCATCAGCGTGACGCCGGTGTTCATTTCGATCGACCCGGACCGCGATACACCTGAAGCGGTTGGCGATTTCGCCGCAAACCTGCATGAGAAAATGATCGGGCTGACCGGCTCGCTCGAGCAGGTCAGGGCGGCCAGCAAGGCCTATAAGACCTATTTCAAGAAGAATGAGGGCGACGAGGATTATTACCTGGTCGACCACTCCACCTTCTCTTATCTGGTGCTGCCTGAGGAAGGTTTCGTCGAGTTTTTCCCCCGCGACGAAACGGCAGAGCAGATGGCCGGCAAGGCCGCCTGTTTCATAGAAAAAATCTGA
- the regB gene encoding sensor histidine kinase RegB, protein MSDRIFRLTSGHEHSHWIRLRTLILLRWVAIAGQITAIAVAQHRFNLQLELALCYLAIGISAAGNLIAIFAFPENKRLTEFENFLMVLFDLLQLAFLLYLTGGLNNPFALLVLGPVTISAAVMGLRSTLIIGATAIILVTLMAEFHLPLRTEQGFILRIPDVFIFGNWIAIVIAILFIGAYSFRVSNEMRSMSDALSATQLALSREQKLTDLGGVVAAAAHELGTPLATIKLASAELIEELDDRPDLREDAALIREQADRCRDILRSMGRAGKDDLHLRQAPFSTLVTEAAEPHMNRGKTVIYHEEPLEGGDFQQPTVLRKPEIIHGLRNLVQNAVDFARSTVWIDAAWNDDRIVLRICDDGQGFPPQLLGRIGDPFVRRRRGESELKQRPEYEGMGLGLFIAKTLLQRTGAQLRFANGTDPFQTLSPFRERRGAIVEVAWPRKKIDAMEDGGPVIGKNIPLEI, encoded by the coding sequence ATGAGCGATCGCATTTTCAGGCTGACAAGCGGCCATGAACACAGCCACTGGATCCGGCTGCGCACCTTGATTCTGCTGCGCTGGGTGGCGATTGCCGGACAGATCACCGCCATTGCGGTGGCACAGCACCGCTTCAACCTGCAGCTGGAACTGGCATTGTGCTATCTGGCCATCGGCATCTCGGCGGCGGGCAATCTGATCGCGATCTTTGCTTTCCCGGAAAACAAACGCCTGACAGAGTTCGAGAATTTCCTGATGGTCCTGTTCGACCTGCTGCAGCTGGCCTTCCTGCTGTATCTGACCGGCGGACTGAACAACCCCTTTGCGCTGCTGGTGCTGGGACCCGTCACCATTTCCGCTGCGGTGATGGGTCTGCGCTCCACCCTGATCATCGGTGCCACGGCCATTATCCTGGTCACGCTGATGGCCGAATTTCACCTGCCGCTGCGGACCGAGCAGGGTTTTATCCTGCGTATCCCTGATGTGTTTATTTTCGGCAACTGGATCGCCATCGTGATCGCCATCCTGTTCATCGGCGCCTACTCCTTCCGTGTCAGTAACGAGATGCGCTCTATGTCGGATGCGCTGAGCGCCACCCAGCTGGCGCTGTCGCGCGAGCAGAAACTAACCGACCTGGGCGGTGTTGTGGCGGCCGCGGCGCATGAGCTGGGCACCCCCCTGGCCACCATCAAGCTCGCCAGCGCCGAGTTGATCGAGGAGCTGGACGACCGCCCCGACCTGCGCGAGGACGCCGCCCTGATCCGGGAGCAGGCGGACCGCTGCCGCGATATCCTGCGCAGCATGGGCAGGGCCGGCAAGGACGACCTGCATTTGCGCCAGGCGCCGTTTTCCACCCTGGTGACCGAGGCCGCAGAGCCGCATATGAACCGGGGTAAGACGGTCATTTACCATGAGGAGCCGCTGGAAGGCGGCGACTTCCAGCAGCCAACCGTGCTGCGAAAGCCCGAGATCATTCACGGGCTGCGCAATCTGGTGCAAAACGCGGTCGATTTTGCCCGTTCCACCGTCTGGATTGACGCTGCCTGGAACGACGACCGGATCGTCCTGCGCATTTGCGATGACGGCCAGGGCTTTCCGCCGCAGCTGCTGGGCCGGATCGGCGACCCCTTCGTGCGCCGCCGCCGCGGGGAAAGCGAATTGAAGCAGAGACCGGAATACGAAGGCATGGGGCTGGGTCTGTTCATCGCCAAAACCCTGCTTCAGCGAACCGGGGCCCAGCTGAGGTTTGCGAATGGCACTGACCCGTTTCAGACCCTAAGCCCCTTCCGCGAACGCCGCGGCGCCATTGTCGAGGTGGCCTGGCCGCGCAAAAAAATCGACGCAATGGAGGACGGCGGCCCTGTCATTGGGAAAAATATACCTTTAGAAATTTAA